One Fuerstiella marisgermanici DNA window includes the following coding sequences:
- a CDS encoding gamma-glutamylcyclotransferase family protein produces MKPNNEKSNIASLIFVYGSLKRGFSLHHHLADHTFIGTAQTLPLYRLFDCGEYPALVDAATDGQCVKGEVYRVSKACQLQLDEVEGVDEGLYERREIRLATPYEDASVQAWFYLHPVAGLKDCGQEWP; encoded by the coding sequence GTGAAACCTAACAACGAAAAAAGCAACATCGCGAGCCTGATTTTCGTTTACGGTTCGTTGAAACGCGGCTTCTCACTGCACCATCACCTCGCGGACCATACTTTCATAGGAACGGCCCAAACACTGCCGCTTTACAGGCTGTTTGACTGCGGCGAATATCCCGCTTTAGTGGATGCGGCGACCGATGGGCAGTGCGTGAAGGGTGAGGTTTATCGTGTGTCGAAAGCTTGTCAATTGCAGTTAGACGAAGTCGAAGGCGTTGACGAAGGCTTGTACGAAAGACGAGAAATCCGGCTGGCCACTCCATACGAAGACGCGTCAGTTCAAGCCTGGTTTTATCTGCATCCCGTTGCTGGCTTGAAAGACTGCGGTCAGGAGTGGCCGTAG